In Campylobacterota bacterium, one DNA window encodes the following:
- a CDS encoding proline--tRNA ligase: protein MEKLADIKTNFAQWYQDVIVQAELIDESPTRGCFVFRPYGYAIWEEIQKELDAQIKATGTKNAYFPLLIPESFIKREAKHIEGFSPELAVVTIGGGKELEEPFVVRPTSETIIYHMFERWIKSWRDLPLKVNQWANVVRWEMRTRPFVRSLEFLWQEGHTAHRTQEEAREMALQALNIYKQLYEEMLAIPVFAGEKSESERFAGADTTYTIEGLMQDGKALQMCTSHMLSQSFPASFGVQYQDDDGSLKTPFCTSWGMTTRSIGALLMTHGDEFGLLMPPRIAPIQAIIIPIYKKDDQREAVEQQCKKIKLMLDEHNIRAELDLDTQTSPGAKFYAWELKGVPVRIEVGPKDLEKDQAVLVNRAEHDKTKKKQFVSTDMLVSQTTQLLELIQKQLFAQAKERIEKQLHHGDKLTEFGPKLEQEQGMYQTGWCGSAACEKEAKAYKATIRCLVNNGTHKDCFACSNASTTDVFVAKAY, encoded by the coding sequence ATGGAAAAGCTAGCCGATATTAAAACAAATTTTGCACAATGGTATCAGGACGTTATTGTTCAGGCTGAACTTATTGATGAAAGTCCAACCAGAGGGTGTTTTGTGTTTCGCCCCTACGGATATGCTATCTGGGAAGAAATCCAAAAAGAGCTTGATGCTCAAATAAAAGCAACCGGTACCAAAAACGCTTATTTTCCATTGCTCATTCCAGAGTCATTTATAAAACGTGAAGCAAAACATATTGAGGGTTTTTCGCCAGAGCTTGCTGTTGTCACCATTGGTGGAGGTAAGGAGCTTGAAGAACCTTTCGTGGTACGACCAACCTCTGAAACCATTATTTACCACATGTTTGAGCGCTGGATTAAATCATGGCGAGATTTACCGCTCAAAGTAAACCAATGGGCCAACGTTGTCCGCTGGGAAATGCGCACACGTCCATTTGTCCGAAGCCTTGAGTTTTTGTGGCAAGAAGGACACACTGCCCATCGTACTCAAGAAGAAGCGCGTGAGATGGCTCTCCAGGCACTCAATATTTACAAGCAGCTGTATGAGGAAATGCTGGCAATACCAGTTTTTGCCGGTGAAAAATCAGAAAGCGAACGTTTTGCGGGAGCCGACACAACCTATACCATTGAAGGACTCATGCAGGATGGTAAGGCGCTACAAATGTGTACCTCACATATGCTTTCACAAAGCTTTCCAGCATCATTTGGCGTACAATATCAAGATGATGATGGGTCACTTAAAACACCGTTTTGCACAAGTTGGGGCATGACCACACGCAGTATTGGGGCCTTGCTTATGACGCACGGCGACGAATTTGGCTTGCTTATGCCTCCACGAATCGCTCCAATCCAGGCAATTATTATTCCGATTTACAAAAAAGACGATCAACGAGAAGCCGTAGAACAGCAGTGTAAAAAAATTAAGTTGATGCTTGATGAGCACAATATTCGCGCTGAACTTGATCTGGACACACAAACATCTCCTGGCGCAAAATTTTATGCATGGGAACTTAAAGGAGTTCCAGTACGAATTGAAGTTGGCCCTAAAGATCTTGAAAAAGATCAAGCGGTCTTGGTTAACCGCGCAGAGCATGATAAAACAAAGAAAAAACAGTTTGTCAGCACAGACATGCTCGTCAGCCAAACAACACAGCTTCTTGAGCTTATTCAAAAGCAACTCTTTGCACAGGCAAAAGAACGCATCGAAAAACAGCTGCACCATGGGGACAAACTAACAGAATTTGGCCCGAAGCTTGAGCAAGAGCAGGGAATGTATCAGACTGG
- a CDS encoding guanylate kinase, with protein MNNGKLFVIAAPSGAGKTTVARGVVDKLAVELPIEKVVTYTSRPMGPGEIEGYDYYFLSPVEFKRKINEGFFLETTQYAGHYYGSPRSIINGMATGNVYVMVTDLAGVHTLKRLIPEAVMIGLYVSDSTALRDRLTKRGREYGQALEQRIAFAAEEMKQLAQDETFEYRVRNDVLDEAIQEIKNIIRHKMKN; from the coding sequence ATGAATAACGGCAAACTTTTTGTTATAGCTGCACCATCGGGTGCTGGCAAAACAACGGTAGCACGTGGGGTGGTTGATAAACTTGCAGTAGAATTGCCTATTGAAAAAGTAGTTACGTACACTTCTCGGCCAATGGGGCCAGGAGAAATTGAGGGTTATGATTATTACTTTTTGTCGCCCGTTGAATTTAAGCGTAAAATTAATGAGGGATTTTTTTTGGAAACGACTCAATACGCTGGCCATTACTATGGCTCTCCGCGTTCGATTATTAACGGGATGGCTACGGGGAATGTGTATGTAATGGTGACAGATCTGGCTGGGGTTCACACACTTAAACGATTGATTCCTGAAGCGGTTATGATTGGCCTATATGTTTCAGACTCTACAGCACTTAGAGATCGGCTAACAAAGCGTGGTCGCGAGTACGGTCAAGCTCTTGAGCAACGAATTGCTTTTGCAGCTGAAGAAATGAAGCAACTGGCGCAGGATGAAACCTTTGAGTATCGTGTTAGAAATGATGTTTTAGATGAAGCAATTCAAGAGATAAAAAATATTATCCGACACAAAATGAAAAATTGA
- a CDS encoding LptF/LptG family permease, which yields MLARFFYQRFMSFFLLAASVCFVFFTSCNVFLRLQFIPFLGAIPLVCWYMLPLIGIYAFPFASSFAVAHVLGNIIAYNQDGMIYFLSAARSSLHRAVLLFSLTLAVLYAPLVFEYGPQSYSKGKQFLLIAAKEQLAKLEPGKIHTPFPGFMVSFAQKEFLENGYVELQKIMVALMHKKRGAQFFVAQRGQLRDNIFQLYNGSAWMQQQSGKEHVVHFGHSRLDLKSFFQSDSIQEDSKLGHVKFTSLAKLLQHAKHSREALFELHKRVTTVLWQLFFPLLACLAMMLWGQGYSNILRSIMLSGGLYFIYFANLGIAQMCSKNHLLSFFLLYIPVLLFFSILLVLYRRRFY from the coding sequence ATGCTTGCACGCTTTTTTTATCAACGGTTTATGTCTTTTTTCCTGTTGGCTGCAAGTGTCTGTTTTGTTTTTTTTACTTCGTGTAATGTTTTTTTGCGTTTGCAATTTATTCCGTTTCTTGGCGCCATTCCTCTGGTATGTTGGTACATGCTTCCGCTTATTGGGATTTATGCCTTTCCTTTTGCATCAAGCTTTGCCGTAGCTCATGTTTTGGGGAACATTATTGCGTACAATCAAGATGGAATGATTTATTTTTTGTCTGCAGCCAGATCTTCACTCCATAGGGCCGTACTGCTGTTTTCGCTTACACTTGCGGTTTTGTATGCACCACTTGTATTTGAGTATGGACCACAAAGCTATAGCAAGGGGAAGCAGTTTTTGCTTATTGCGGCAAAAGAGCAACTTGCAAAACTGGAGCCCGGCAAAATTCATACACCATTTCCCGGATTTATGGTGTCATTTGCTCAAAAAGAGTTTTTAGAGAATGGCTATGTCGAGCTGCAAAAGATAATGGTTGCACTTATGCATAAAAAACGGGGAGCCCAGTTTTTTGTTGCACAACGTGGTCAACTGCGTGACAATATTTTTCAGTTGTATAATGGCTCTGCGTGGATGCAGCAACAATCGGGTAAAGAACACGTTGTGCACTTTGGGCACAGCAGGCTTGACCTCAAGAGTTTCTTTCAGTCTGATTCTATTCAAGAAGACAGCAAGCTTGGGCATGTTAAATTTACGTCGCTGGCTAAACTGCTTCAGCATGCCAAACATAGTCGAGAAGCTTTGTTTGAGTTACATAAACGTGTCACAACGGTGTTATGGCAACTGTTCTTTCCACTTTTGGCCTGCTTGGCCATGATGCTCTGGGGTCAAGGTTATAGCAACATACTCCGCTCGATTATGCTTTCGGGTGGTTTATATTTCATATACTTTGCAAATCTTGGTATTGCACAAATGTGCTCGAAAAATCATCTATTGAGCTTCTTTTTATTATATATTCCTGTGTTACTATTTTTCTCAATACTGCTTGTATTGTACAGGCGTCGTTTTTATTAA
- a CDS encoding TIGR00282 family metallophosphoesterase, whose translation MSTVRILCIGDIIGLPGQQVFAKWIDRLKQEHAVDAVLVNGENAAKNGRGITPQIIDFFKEHGVSVVTTGNHVWGQKNVYNALNERNDIVRPANYPPACPGRGYAFFTVNKTTVAVINVHGRVFIPDSLDCPFRTIESLLTFVGSKTNVILVDMHAEATSEKRAMGFFLDGKVSAVYGTHTHIQTADEQILPQGTGYLTDLGGCGPLNSIIGVNYDQVMAKILSHPKASQFTVQTTGPMVLSGIWFDIDTATGKTVALKRIRLVDNDIVIDTSKK comes from the coding sequence ATGAGTACAGTACGAATTTTATGCATAGGTGACATTATTGGCCTGCCGGGGCAACAAGTTTTTGCAAAGTGGATTGATAGGCTAAAGCAAGAGCATGCTGTCGATGCGGTACTGGTCAATGGTGAAAATGCTGCCAAAAATGGTCGCGGTATTACACCTCAAATTATTGATTTTTTCAAAGAACATGGCGTGTCGGTGGTTACCACCGGCAACCATGTTTGGGGTCAGAAAAACGTTTATAACGCACTCAATGAACGCAATGATATTGTGCGTCCAGCTAATTACCCTCCAGCTTGTCCTGGTAGGGGGTATGCTTTTTTTACCGTTAATAAAACAACGGTAGCTGTTATTAACGTCCATGGGCGTGTTTTTATTCCAGATTCTTTAGATTGTCCCTTTAGAACCATAGAGTCATTGTTGACGTTTGTAGGCAGCAAAACAAATGTAATCTTGGTTGATATGCATGCTGAAGCAACATCTGAAAAGCGAGCCATGGGATTTTTCCTTGATGGCAAGGTTTCTGCGGTGTATGGCACCCACACCCATATTCAAACGGCTGATGAGCAAATTTTGCCTCAAGGCACTGGATATCTAACCGATCTTGGTGGATGTGGGCCGCTGAATTCTATTATTGGTGTAAATTATGATCAGGTAATGGCTAAAATACTTTCGCACCCAAAAGCTTCGCAGTTTACCGTTCAGACCACGGGCCCCATGGTTCTTTCTGGAATTTGGTTTGATATTGATACTGCTACTGGCAAAACGGTAGCCTTGAAGCGAATTCGCCTTGTTGACAATGACATTGTCATTGATACAAGCAAAAAATAA
- the rny gene encoding ribonuclease Y, which translates to MIIGFEPLLFLGGTVLGCLLTGVYFFLKKQQLVRAKSAVQKMMKNTKEDIEKERKERLLELKSEINRKRSEFDIEIKKARMELQHIQNKSQKKEQLLDQRELMIDELRRELQQKERDLAKRLDRLSFDETKVKKLYEDLMSKLERLSGLKQDDAKRILFESLEKEVRLANQKWIAKVESETKEIAKEKSTSILASTMQRYLAESVTLHSSSVIQLPNEEMKGRIIGKEGRNIKALEMATGMEFVIGDTPEIITISGFNPIRREIARRSLTKLIQDGRINPTRIEETVAKCEAELDQTVLEIGHQTILEFGFRGVHEEIVKLLGKLHFRTSYTQNNLIHCKEVAYFSRMIATELGLDPDLAARGGLLHDIGKAVSAEVEGPHAIIGGDLAKEYGEDPLVVNAIAAHHEEVPPISVYSFIVHIADAISASRPGARKETLSTYIKRLEQLEEIAGGFDGVKKAYALQAGREIRVIVNEDSLDDEKAQILSRDLAKKIEEEMAFPGEIKVNVIREKRFIQAAR; encoded by the coding sequence ATGATTATAGGATTTGAACCGCTTTTGTTTTTAGGTGGTACGGTTTTGGGCTGCCTATTAACGGGTGTTTATTTCTTTTTAAAGAAACAGCAGCTCGTTAGAGCAAAGTCAGCTGTACAAAAAATGATGAAAAACACCAAGGAAGACATTGAAAAAGAACGCAAAGAACGACTTCTCGAACTCAAAAGTGAAATAAACCGTAAGCGCAGTGAATTTGATATAGAGATAAAAAAAGCTCGTATGGAGCTCCAACATATCCAGAATAAATCTCAAAAAAAAGAACAATTGCTTGATCAACGCGAGTTGATGATTGATGAGTTGCGCCGCGAGCTTCAGCAAAAAGAACGTGATCTTGCAAAGCGTCTTGATAGGCTTAGTTTTGATGAAACAAAAGTCAAAAAACTGTATGAAGACTTAATGAGCAAGTTAGAGCGTTTAAGTGGCCTCAAGCAAGACGATGCTAAACGCATTTTATTTGAATCACTTGAAAAGGAAGTACGCCTTGCAAATCAAAAATGGATTGCCAAGGTGGAATCGGAAACCAAAGAAATTGCTAAGGAAAAGTCTACCTCAATACTTGCTTCAACTATGCAGCGTTACCTTGCGGAGTCTGTCACATTGCATTCTTCAAGTGTCATTCAGCTTCCTAACGAAGAAATGAAGGGTCGCATCATTGGTAAGGAAGGAAGAAATATTAAGGCTCTTGAGATGGCAACGGGTATGGAGTTTGTCATTGGTGATACTCCCGAAATTATTACCATTTCGGGGTTTAACCCGATCAGGCGAGAGATAGCCCGTCGCTCCCTGACAAAACTTATCCAAGATGGTCGTATTAACCCAACAAGAATTGAAGAAACTGTTGCTAAGTGTGAGGCTGAACTTGACCAAACGGTGCTCGAGATTGGTCATCAAACAATTCTAGAATTTGGCTTTCGTGGTGTTCATGAAGAGATTGTCAAACTTCTGGGCAAACTTCATTTCAGAACCAGCTACACACAAAATAACTTAATTCACTGTAAGGAAGTTGCCTATTTCTCACGTATGATCGCCACAGAACTTGGCCTCGATCCAGACCTTGCTGCTCGCGGGGGACTATTGCATGACATTGGTAAGGCTGTTTCTGCAGAGGTAGAGGGACCTCACGCTATTATTGGTGGAGATTTAGCAAAGGAGTATGGTGAAGATCCTCTGGTGGTCAATGCTATTGCAGCTCACCACGAAGAGGTTCCGCCCATCAGTGTGTACTCATTTATTGTGCACATTGCCGATGCTATTTCGGCATCTCGCCCAGGCGCTCGAAAGGAAACGTTGTCAACATACATCAAGCGTTTAGAGCAACTTGAAGAAATCGCTGGTGGATTTGATGGTGTTAAAAAAGCATACGCGTTGCAAGCTGGCCGTGAAATTAGGGTTATTGTTAATGAAGACTCACTTGACGATGAGAAGGCGCAAATACTTTCACGTGACCTAGCTAAAAAAATAGAAGAAGAAATGGCATTTCCTGGCGAAATTAAAGTAAATGTAATTCGCGAAAAACGCTTTATTCAAGCAGCTCGATAG
- a CDS encoding cell division protein ZapA translates to MRKKIKISLLGKSYSIVTDQEAETIERAARLVEKMIKEKMEKMVLPDTEKIALVVALELATDLELSNQKLDAWENKLERLSATIDKNFSV, encoded by the coding sequence ATGCGTAAAAAGATAAAAATATCATTGCTTGGAAAGTCATATTCTATCGTTACTGATCAAGAGGCTGAAACAATTGAGCGGGCAGCTCGACTTGTTGAAAAAATGATCAAAGAAAAGATGGAAAAAATGGTACTCCCTGATACTGAAAAAATTGCGCTTGTTGTAGCCCTTGAGCTTGCTACGGATCTTGAATTAAGTAATCAAAAGCTTGATGCGTGGGAAAATAAGCTAGAACGCTTATCTGCTACGATTGATAAAAATTTTAGCGTTTGA
- the zapB gene encoding cell division protein ZapB — protein MKYLEELEQKVLRLIQQKEELQMRYDGLSQQHKQLQEQYCQLEASLMKEVTTNKELTQEKATIITTIEELLSTIDSLESLE, from the coding sequence ATGAAGTATTTAGAAGAGCTTGAACAGAAGGTTCTTCGACTCATTCAACAAAAAGAAGAGCTTCAGATGCGTTACGATGGGCTCAGCCAGCAGCATAAGCAATTGCAGGAGCAATATTGCCAGCTTGAAGCTTCATTAATGAAAGAAGTTACGACAAATAAAGAGCTAACTCAAGAAAAAGCTACAATTATTACGACCATAGAAGAATTACTTTCGACAATTGATTCTCTCGAAAGTCTAGAATAA
- the rplT gene encoding 50S ribosomal protein L20: protein MSRVKRGVVTRKRHKRLLKQAKGFWGQRKNIFKRAKETLLRAMRFAYIGRKLKKRDMRSLFITRIGAACKQNETSYSSFMHGLKSSNIELNRKMLSQLAIFEPKAFVELVQIAKK from the coding sequence ATGAGTAGAGTTAAACGCGGCGTTGTAACCAGAAAAAGACATAAACGCCTCCTCAAGCAAGCAAAAGGTTTCTGGGGTCAGCGTAAAAATATTTTTAAACGTGCAAAAGAAACATTGCTCCGCGCGATGCGCTTTGCCTATATCGGCCGTAAACTAAAAAAGCGTGACATGCGTTCACTGTTTATTACCAGAATCGGTGCGGCTTGCAAACAAAACGAAACCTCCTATAGTAGCTTCATGCATGGACTGAAAAGCTCTAATATTGAGCTTAATCGAAAGATGCTTAGCCAGTTGGCAATTTTTGAACCAAAGGCGTTTGTTGAACTAGTGCAGATTGCAAAAAAATAA
- the rpmI gene encoding 50S ribosomal protein L35 has translation MPKMKTHAACKKRFKKNRNGKVKKTSAYRRHHAWAKSPKQVRELRCASYVEGQQRKNILILMPY, from the coding sequence ATGCCAAAGATGAAAACACACGCTGCATGTAAAAAGCGTTTCAAAAAAAACCGTAATGGTAAAGTGAAAAAAACAAGTGCTTACAGAAGGCACCATGCATGGGCGAAATCCCCAAAGCAAGTGCGTGAGTTACGTTGTGCTTCTTATGTTGAAGGACAACAGCGCAAAAATATTTTAATTTTAATGCCATATTAA
- the infC gene encoding translation initiation factor IF-3: MVNNKKKEGNLASKYFVNDQIKAREVIVIDHEGQNLGTIPTSQAYHQAQDVGMDLVQVGTKDNVPVTKFMDFGKFLYIKKKQMHDAKKHHKVIHIKEIKMRPNIGDGDYQTKLRKASEFFRDGKKVKFTLQFKGREVTMMNDLGPRFFDRIAEDIKKMDLGSLQEEKDSRSHMYWSKIFAIK; the protein is encoded by the coding sequence ATGGTGAACAATAAGAAAAAAGAAGGTAACCTGGCAAGTAAATATTTTGTAAATGACCAAATCAAGGCCCGTGAGGTCATTGTGATTGATCATGAAGGGCAAAACTTGGGAACCATCCCAACATCTCAGGCATATCATCAAGCTCAGGATGTGGGAATGGATTTAGTTCAGGTTGGTACTAAGGATAATGTTCCTGTAACGAAATTCATGGATTTTGGGAAATTCTTGTACATCAAGAAAAAACAAATGCATGATGCCAAAAAACACCATAAAGTTATTCATATTAAAGAAATTAAGATGCGACCAAACATTGGCGATGGTGACTATCAGACGAAACTACGCAAGGCTTCAGAATTCTTTCGTGATGGAAAGAAAGTTAAGTTTACCTTGCAGTTTAAAGGTCGTGAGGTCACTATGATGAATGACCTGGGACCACGCTTTTTTGATCGAATAGCTGAAGATATAAAGAAGATGGATCTTGGTTCATTGCAAGAAGAAAAAGATAGTAGAAGCCATATGTATTGGTCAAAAATATTTGCAATAAAGTAA
- the recA gene encoding recombinase RecA translates to MAANTATTKKDTQPKDGIIPALSEERAKALKSTFEQIDKQCGKGSVMLLGQKPNLNVETISTGSILVDDALGVGGLPRGRVVEIFGPEASGKTTLTLHVIAQAQLAGGVCAFIDAEHAMDPTYAERVGIDINNLIISQPDYGEQALDIAEMLVRSNAVDLVVVDSVAALVPKAELEGDMGDHHVGLQARLMSQALRKLTAIVSKSRACLVFINQVRSKINAMPFGDKETTTGGNALKFYASLRLDVRRIGALKKNDKHFGNRVLIKVVKNKLAPPFKRIEVDLIFGKGISQELSLLDAAIEHGIIKQSGAWFTLGDEKLGQGRDNCHKRLEEDKKLYQEIFNQVKEKMKEKS, encoded by the coding sequence ATGGCAGCAAATACAGCAACAACAAAAAAAGATACTCAGCCAAAAGATGGTATTATTCCTGCTTTGAGTGAGGAACGAGCCAAAGCCCTGAAAAGCACTTTTGAACAAATTGATAAGCAGTGCGGAAAAGGGTCGGTTATGCTTTTGGGTCAAAAGCCCAACCTGAATGTTGAAACTATCTCGACGGGGTCGATCCTTGTTGATGATGCTCTTGGCGTGGGTGGCTTACCGCGTGGTAGAGTTGTTGAAATTTTTGGGCCTGAAGCATCAGGTAAAACCACGCTGACTTTGCATGTTATTGCGCAAGCACAACTGGCAGGAGGTGTGTGTGCATTTATTGATGCAGAACACGCTATGGATCCAACCTACGCTGAGCGTGTTGGAATTGACATAAATAACTTAATTATCTCTCAACCTGACTATGGTGAGCAGGCTCTTGATATTGCAGAAATGCTGGTTCGCTCCAATGCTGTTGATCTAGTTGTAGTTGATTCTGTGGCGGCGCTTGTTCCTAAAGCTGAACTCGAGGGTGATATGGGTGACCACCATGTTGGCCTACAGGCTCGCCTAATGTCGCAGGCCTTGAGGAAATTAACCGCTATTGTGAGTAAGTCACGTGCCTGTTTAGTTTTCATTAACCAAGTGCGTAGTAAAATTAATGCTATGCCTTTTGGGGATAAAGAGACAACAACAGGTGGTAATGCGCTTAAATTTTATGCATCATTAAGACTTGATGTACGTCGAATTGGCGCTCTCAAAAAGAATGACAAGCATTTTGGCAACAGGGTATTAATTAAAGTTGTAAAAAACAAGCTTGCTCCGCCATTCAAGCGTATAGAGGTAGATTTGATCTTTGGTAAAGGTATCAGTCAAGAGTTAAGCCTACTAGATGCAGCAATAGAGCATGGCATCATCAAGCAATCTGGTGCATGGTTTACCCTAGGTGACGAAAAGCTTGGTCAAGGCCGAGATAACTGTCACAAGAGATTAGAAGAAGATAAAAAACTTTATCAGGAAATTTTCAATCAAGTCAAAGAGAAAATGAAAGAGAAGAGCTAA